From the genome of Setaria viridis chromosome 1, Setaria_viridis_v4.0, whole genome shotgun sequence:
TTACAACTTTTAGTGAAAATAAATTCTAATAAAATCTAAACGTGGTCCAAAAACTATATAAATTGGTATGGAATCATTTTATGAGTTCACAATcttgacataaaagtttcaaTATGTTATAAGAAAATTGGAATATTATTGTTCATAAATGTATCTTCATCTACAACATTTCAAAATAACTCAAATGAGGCTTTAAGTTTGTGAACTAACTTAGTACTATAGTAACATGTGAAATGATAATCTCCCATTGGCTGAACGAGGTTAGCCAGCTTAGCACcttgtctctctctctccaacccACACGCTTAGGCCTTATCTCTCTCAAACTCATCTCCCTCAATCCCTCCCACGCTCatctctcactctctccctgGCCCTAGCCGGCACAAGCAGTCGACAGCGCGGGCGacaggcgcggcggccggccccaGACGTGAGGTGCAGGCGGCGGCAACCTCAGCACGGCGAGTGGCGGGGCTGGCAccaggcgagcggcgcgggcagGTGGTCGGCTCAACCCTGGCTGGTGCAGGCAGCGAGcgtgcccggcggcggccggccccaAGCGAGCGGCGCAGGGGCGCGCACGGCGGCAGCCGCCAGCCTCAGGAGTGGATGGCCGGCGCGGAGGCCAGCCCTAGATGTGGGGTGCGAGTGGCAGGCAAACGGCGGCGGGTGGCAGGCGGGGCCGGCACCAGACGAGCGGCGCGGGCACCCGGGGCGGCGTGGGTGGTGAGCaggcctggcggcggcggcggcgggcgaggccaGCACCAGGCGAGCGGCGGGACGCGCCggcctttttttcttttgatattttatatatttttcttttgttttttatgtAGTAGTGAATATGAATATTTTAGATTTATGTAATATTGTTGTGGAATGTGTAATGGTATGAAAATTTATATATTGTTCATGTTTTAATTACTTCGTGGTTGGAGATACGTATTTTAAATTGGCGGGAAATAATAATTTTAGAATTGCCAAGaaataaaattagaaaaaatggtgtgaaaaataaaaattcaaaaGGGAAAAATATCTATGCTGGCGGGCATCTTAAGTGCCCGCCAACACAAATTGGCATCTCTGCTGGCGGGTGCATAAGaagcccgccagcacaaatccATTTTCTGCGGCGGGCGCTCACCCGCTAGTACAGATGTCTATTTCTGCTGACTCAAGGTTGCTGGCGGTTAGGCAACCCGCCAACGCAAATGTGTTTTACCTACCAGCACAGATTTTTTATGACATAGTATCCAATCTAGAGATAAGGCTGGCCTGTTCGTGCCATGTTCTTTGTCGTCCTATCTCTTTTATCCATCGCCTCTTCCCACCAAATTATTTCTCTGTTGCGCAGGTGTTAGCGACACTTTATACTGAGAGGAAATAGCATCATTCAACACtgtgctactttttttttctaatattaAGTGCATTTCAGAATGAGGAAAAAGGAAACTACGCTCAGCTCCCGTCACTGACCCACAGGCCACAGACCCTTGATGGAGTTTTTCTTGAAAAATGACCCTTGATGGAGTTGAGAGTTAGGGGCCTAGCCTAGGTGGCGCGGATCGACCACGGTCGTGCAGGGGTAGATCacagcggcgagccggcgacagACCGAATCCGCGGAGGCCAGGGCGCCAGGCCACAGCAAGCTGCGGCCAAGCATCATCGAGGACCAGCGACATCAACTGACCACAATCAGCCGGATCTAACTAACGGCAGCATCAAATATGTGGCCTCGGCGAGCCCTGTCGACGCCTGACAGTGACTTGCATTGGGATGgtgccggccgcgccgcgctcTCCTATTTCCCATTTCCCATCTCGGTCATTTGGTGGCTCCAACTTTCTCATACACAACTAGTTCCGCCATACTGAGGTCCAGTTAATTTGTTGTGAGATGCTACAAGATGTTGTTGGTTCGATATTCACTTTATTTGGCTTGTAAAGCAAAAACAATTTCTCTGGAACTGAAAGCTGCTGGAACGGCGGCGGCTAACAGATGTGTGTCATGGCGTTTCCATGGCCTTTCTTATGCGCTGCCCGCGAACGGTGCCTCCTGCCGCGACTTGTCGCGCGCTGGATCCTGCCTTCCCCGGGTGTCCGGCCGGGCCGGCCTTGGCGCCGCACACCtcatgcccgccgccgccggccgctgccatTTGCCATGCAAATGCCGGGTCATTTTGGTTCCGTCACCCCCCAGCACGCCCAGACCAGCCGCCGAGCAACGGAAAGCGCTCACCACTTTCTCCAATTCTCCCTTCCCCGGGCGCGCGTTCCCAATCGGAACCCGTTCGTCCCCGCGACGTGAGCAAATAGGGGGAGGAGTACTCGTGTGCAACGGGACAAAGACAGCCTTGAATGCGCACGTCTGTCCGCAGCGCCCCCTGGCCGTCGCTTGCCCGCCTCGCTCCAGCTTTCCCGGGGCGGGGCGCAGGCCCTTGTTCGCTTCCGCCCGCGTGCACCTGCGCTGCATATGCCGCTGCCTGCCGAGTCGCGCAGCGCCGCACACTTGTCCCGCGCCGTACTAGTACTCCTCTGCGCGTGACCACCTGCCTCTGCTGCTAGTCTGCTGGGCGCGCCTAGCATGGTTACCGTGGAAATGGAAGAAATGCTCGGCGGGGCAGGCGCGGTAAATCTGCCGGCTGCCCAGGCGCACGGCACGGTGGTTGGGTCGGAGCCAGCCGGCCGCGGGTGCCGTCGCGGCTGAGGTAGCTAGCTAGCGGAGCACGGGAGCGACCGGCTTGGTGTCGCTGCACAAAGCCATGCATAGACTAGATCAAACGAATGAAGCGGAAATGCAGGAGCACGTAGTGAATCGTCCATTCCGAGTTTATTGCTGAGACGGCAGGCATGAAATGGAATGAAACAATCAGAATAGGACACACACAAAGGCGATCGACAAGCCGATCGAATCGAttacacacacacgcacacgggCTCAGCCGCTAGCTGCAGCCTGGCCGTCTGAATCTGATGAACCAACCCGCTCGCTCGCATTATctacctcctcatcatcatctctCGCCGGCTCATCACACGGGGCTCAGTATGGCTGGCCCCGTGGGTGCCAAGGCGCTACTCGCCTACGGGCCCGGCTACCTCCCACTCCACCACCTCGACCGGTCAACGggcttgcatgcatgcagactGCGGAGAGACAAgtcacgcatgcatgcatgtggccGATGCATCTGACCGCTGCTGCTGTAGGCTGTAGCGTAGCAGGCCCGGCCGTTCTTCTTCACATGAGAATTACTACTGAGTACTGATTGATACTAGCTAGAGACTTCTGCTGCCTTCTGCCATATGGCTATTGGCTAACCTACACCTCCACGGCAATGGCCGTGTCAGGCTTGATCATCGCCAGCTCCGGCGCCACGAGGCCGTCGCCATCGACCCtgccggccgctgccgcgcaaGTGACGGGCTCCACGTCGATGGCCACCGCGACCTGCGGGTCttgtgccgccaccgccgccgcgggtggCTCGACCGGCAGGATGTCGATGGGGTGCACCTCGGCGCCGCAGCTGGCCCTGCCCTCGTGagccaccggcgccgcggcgacCTCCTTGACGTGCTCCGGCAGCTTCACCTCCTCCACCATCACCACCGCAGCCGCGGGCTTCCTGTTCCGGTACGCCATGTACAGCGCCATCTGCGCGAGGCCGAACACGAAGCCCAGCACGTTGGGGAACGCCACGAACACGTCCTTCTTGAGCGCGCCGTACGCGAACCAGATCACCGCGCTCAGCACCAGGAAGAAGGACAGCGAGAAGGGCATGAACTCCACGCTCTTGGTCCGGATCACCTGGCGCTGCAACAATGAATTGAATTGAAACCAATCAGATTCAGATCACGAAACAATTCGATCGATCAGCACGAAAGATTTATTATAAAGGAAACAAAGACCTTGCACTTGAGTTATACGTACCATGATGCTGAGCGGCGCGGCGAAGACGCTGAGCGCGACGCTGACGCAGATCCATCCGAGCACGTGCACGCGGAGGTTGCCATTGGAGAGCACCATGGTCACGAGCGAGACGAGGCCGAAGACGCCGACGTTGAGGCCCAGCAGCATCTTCGCCGTCAGCACCCGGGCGGCCCTGGGCGCGTACACGAGGTACATGGCGATGTACACCGTCTCGATGACGCAGCCGACGCCGTTGATGGTGACGAGCAGCACGGCGCCGGTCTTGAGCAGCGCGTAGAAGATCCACAGCATGCAGCTGAAGAGCGTCACCACGTACGGCGTCGACTGGAACCCCTCCGTCGACTTCTTGCGGTACACGCGGTAGAACGTCGGCCTGCAACATGTACAGTACGGGATCGGATCGGTCATTTCTCTCCTTTTGGAGGCAATGCTTATTGACTGACTAATTTTTTCATTGATTTTAATTTACCATGTGTTGTTGCTCAATAATAGTACCGACCCAACAATGACACTCGCAACTAAAAGCGACGTgcaggattttttttccccctctcaACTCCTGATTAATGATTATTGATGCGAGAATTCTCAGCAAGTTTCCTATGTTCTCTTCAGGTATAAGCATAATTCTAGAAGAGAAtggacgacgatggcgacccCTCAAACATTCAGTGAGATGTATACGCATTTGTACggtattatttttatatttttttccaacTGAATAACCAATGCTCCTTAAAATACTCGTACTGGTATAAAATATGATGTATGCGTGGGTCCATCTGAAAAGAATTAACCGCAGGTAGGTAAAAAGGCATAGCAGAGTGACTTACAGCGGTGACAGAAAGACCATCAGTGAGATTATGTTACCTGAAAAGCAAAGCAGAACGTACCAAGATCTATCAGACAACAGCTAGCGCAGTCAGTTATCGCTGCATATATCAAACAATGATCTGGCGGAGAGGAAACGAAACGTGAAGAAAGCAATCCAGGTTTCCTGGAGGTAGAAGAAACTCATCGTGTCGCGCGCGGTACGGTTCTCGTGAAGGTACATGTAACATGTATGATGGGATTGCTTTCTTTGTTTGGGCTAACCACCTCATTAGGCGCTAAAAGTTTGGCCTTGGCAGTTCCATTTATTCGAGACAGTAACGCTAGCTAGCTATAGCTACCTACTGTGGCTTGGAAAGAGATCACTTGACGAGGACACGCATATGTTTTGCGCTGCTAATTAGGAGGTGGCCACATGAAAGGCTGATGGAAACTAAATAAATGAAACTTTAGCTCAGGGAAAGGGTGATTGTTGCTTTGGTTAGGTTCTCATCAACCTGGGGAAGGACTTGGGAACGGTACGGTGCTCTCTGCTAGtaagaagatggttggcatgtctGCATGCGTTTCAAGGGATATGGGAGAAACAAtgcggaggtgatgcaggaAGAAGAACACAGGATGAATGCAGCATGCGGTTGATGGATGCGGTTAGTGGTTACCTAGGATACCAAAGGTGAAGGCCCAGGTCTGCTGCTCCATGTTCAGGAAAGCCATCTCgatctttctcttctcctcacAAGATACGTACGACCCCTTCCCCTCTTGCTCGGTGGAGAGATCTAGTGCACCGAGCAGTCAgtggagaagcggcggcggcggttgtgctggagaggagaggagaagagaaggtAGCAGAAGGGCAGAGGAGCTCGCTCGCTATCAGAGGAGGAGGCTCCCAGCTGCCTTGGCTCTTGGAGAACCTCAGCACCAGCAGGCCTCCTATATATAGGGAGAGATGGAGCGGAGAGAGAGCTCAGGGCTcaggggagggaaggggagaggaggggagttATTAGGGTGTGGGCCCGTTGGATCTATCATTACACACTGACTTGTCGCGCCGTGCTTGCTTTTGGCGCCGAGAGAACGAGAGCGGGCAGGGGTGGGTAAGCTGGGCATGCAAACCAGCGCACAACACATACACGGTAGCTCGTGGAGTacaccgccgcgcccgcgcgcaccCCCTGCTGCTGCGGCATGCAGCTGTGTGATTGCGTGTACACGTCGGTCGGTTCAGCGGCCTCAGGGCTTGAGGCATGCAGCTTGCAACAAAAGCCCTGGTTTCTTGCGATTCATCTCGTAACGCCCGCGCGACATGTCAAAACATGCACCAGAGCgctggcgcgcgcgcggcgtgaGGCCCAAGCCATTCCTGGCCGTTTATTTTGTTGTGCCGCCGGGAGAGAAAAGAGCGGGCATGTACCGAGACGCGCGTCCGTCCGTCCGGTGAGGCGGTGACGTGCGCCCGGCTCTCCCCAGCTAGAGCTAAGCTGGTTGACATGCACGCAGCTAGCAGAGGCGGTCACGCACACAAGACTAGTTGTCATCGCCTCGCGCCTTTCGTAACGGCCCCCTCACGCTTTCTACAAAAAAGATATGGCACATTCCGCGTCGTAAGTTGCTCATGCGCGAAACGCGAACGCGGCCCCGGCCGAACCGGGCCAGGTGAAACGTCTAGAAGCAGCCGGGAGCGTAACGGAGACGGCCCGATATTTGTTTGCCCACGTCGACAACAGATCGAGGAGGGAAGCGAGACAGCTCGACCGATCGGTCGATCGAGCCATTTCAACCCGCCGCCGATCCAACCACCCGTCGAGCGACGGATGCGTGACGCACgggaggcaaaaaaaaaaaaaggaacacgcggcgcggcgcgccttGTGCTCCGATCCGGCCGCCGCAACCGAACCCGcagcggccgcgcgcggcgcggggtggCGGGTGCTCATGTGATGTGACACGCGCAACGGCGCAAGGGCCCGGTCCCGTTCTGCTCTGCTCTCGCACCGCAGCAAGGCAggtgcgtggtggtggtggcttgcTCGGCCCGGgcgcctgtcgcgggcgcggcgccGTCGGTTCGATCGGTTCGGCTCGGCAACAGATGGACGGATGGCGCCCGGCTGAATTCCTGGTGGCTCCTCCCTACCAGACGGGGTAAAGTGCTCTTTACGTGTTCCGTTCCGGAGCCTCTGCGCCAACTGCAAGCCGGCGCAAGCTCCTCTCGCGTGTgcgccctctccctcccctgctGCAAAGTTCGCGGCGCCACGTTACCGCTCGCTCGCTCAGATCTATCTATCGCCGGACCGGTAGCGTCCGTCCGCAATGCACAGATCCGGCAATGCAAAGGGGAGACGGTACAAGCGTACAGGCAGGTGGCATCTGGTATTTCTGGACGCTTTGGTGCATTTGTGGACATGAAAACGCGCAAGGGTCGAAGGTAACGTACGCGACGGGGCCGAGATGCTAGCAAGCCGAGCCTCGCTGGACGCACGCAAGCTAAGCGTTTCGAGGCTTTTAAGGTAAACACCCACATGTGTGTATGTAAAACGATCGCGCGGACGCAAGCGTGTCACGCGCCAATGCGCTCGGGCAATAATTGCAGAGCTATACTACTATTACAAAACGGTAGTAGCAGTAGCTTATTATTAGCTTCCAAAACGCAGCAGGGCCAGCTAGCTCCGGGGTTCGCCTAAGCCTTCCATAAGGAGTATTTTCTAGCGGTTTCCAAACTGAACTCCGCCACATTTTGGATATGCGATTGCGAGCTAGCCTGGCTTGGCTTGGCTTCCCCTCGCGCGAACGCAACGCTACACGGTTTGCCAAGTTTGTGGCCGGCGTCGATCTAAGCCCTCGTGTCACACGCCAATCGACCCTTTCCAATCATGGAGAAACTACAAATTATTTccgtccggccggccgggagGCGGACGTGACGTGACGCCCCGAGGCCGCCTCAGATCCCCTGCTGGCTACTGGCTCCATCCGTCGCCGAGTTCCGCTTGCCTACGATGACCATCGGGCGAGGCGAGGAAGCCAGATATAGATCCATCGCTGGATGGACGACGATGCACCGGCTGGGGCTAGGCCCGTCGTAGCTAGGCGGACGCACCTGATGTGTCATTGCGCAGCGCCACCAGGAGCCCAGGACGTACACTGAATGATTGTGTGGCGCTAATCAATGCGTGGCCTCGCCGGCCGTCCCCAGCCATCAGCCGCGAGCTAGCTAGCGAGCTTGTGTGTGAATGATTTGCAGGCAGAGGCAGCCATCGATTATATTGACCGCGCATGATTAGCAGGCGTCGCGCTGGAGCTTACTAGAGCCACGCGGAAGCCACGCCCTCGTTCCTTGTGTGCTTACGCTTCATGCATGCCACAAAATATGATTTAAGGGTGTGGCGTCTAGCGGCCAGGTCGCGATTAACGGTTTCCTCGATCTCCCTCTCGATCGAGAGAAAACTAATGTACTGTTTCGACCTCGGTGCCCTCCGTCCAAAAAGAATGATATTTTGACATTCAAAGTTTGTCAAAAAGAATGACGTTATAAGATTTAAAtcttatgcatgcataatttaGCCCGTTTATCTcgtgcatgcatgattaaatggaaacatattttctctattttttatatgcaaactcAACCAACTAAGGATACATGTGTCTTTTTCATTCACCCctaatatatatgaaaaatCCTAGGAAATCATTATTTTCGGGACAGAGGAAGTAAATGTGATGAATGAATAATTAAATgtgaatgtatgagtatatgtTGGTGCGTGACTAAATGTTAATGTATaagtatatgtgaatgtatgagtatatgtGTGAATTCATGTGAATGTGTTTAgtggatgtattttttttaatataaacattTTCACTTCATATCGGATGGATACGAACTtaatatcaaaattgtagagctcaatGAGACATTaaattttgtagttgacaacttttgcatttgagatcatttaatagctccaaaatatattttagaagaaaaataaaaatggagaaAGGATTTCCAAGTGCGGGTGATGGCATCACCCGGCCCTGGAAACAAACAGTTCTAGGGGTGGGTGACGCCATCACTCACACCTAAAAATCCTTTCCACTGCCCCCTGCTAAATAGCAGCCTATATATGGTGGCACCCGCAGGGACTTAGCTAAATTTTTGGAGAAGTCCACGAGACGCTGTTAGGCTGCCAAAATTTCCTCGAccctccctcccctgccccctcccccctcccccgcttGCTCCGCCTCCGCAGCGCCTCCACCGCCAGGCTGCAGCACCacgcctccacccctcctcccgcGGCGCCTCCTTTCGTGGGCCGCTGCCGCGGCGCCCTCCCCGCGGCCTCACCTCCCCATGCCGGCCGCCTCCCGTCACGGCGTGTCCCCTTCCGCCGGCTGCCCCCACggcgcctcccctccccgcatCGGGCGCTTCCCATCCCCTTCCACCGCTGCCACGACGCCCTCCCTACagcgcctcccctccccgcgcTGCTCCACCACCGGCTGGGCCCTCCTC
Proteins encoded in this window:
- the LOC117841823 gene encoding bidirectional sugar transporter SWEET15 → MAFLNMEQQTWAFTFGILGNIISLMVFLSPLPTFYRVYRKKSTEGFQSTPYVVTLFSCMLWIFYALLKTGAVLLVTINGVGCVIETVYIAMYLVYAPRAARVLTAKMLLGLNVGVFGLVSLVTMVLSNGNLRVHVLGWICVSVALSVFAAPLSIMRQVIRTKSVEFMPFSLSFFLVLSAVIWFAYGALKKDVFVAFPNVLGFVFGLAQMALYMAYRNRKPAAAVVMVEEVKLPEHVKEVAAAPVAHEGRASCGAEVHPIDILPVEPPAAAVAAQDPQVAVAIDVEPVTCAAAAGRVDGDGLVAPELAMIKPDTAIAVEV